In [Leptolyngbya] sp. PCC 7376, a genomic segment contains:
- a CDS encoding VOC family protein — MPNHGKLDYVEFATQDIKSTQQFFERAFAWSFNAFGDDYIAFTKEGLDGGFFSAESVSTSDHGSPLLVFYSENLEATQTKVVDAGGKIIREIFAFPGGRRFHFSEPGGNELAVWSDVDAGDKKID; from the coding sequence ATGCCTAACCACGGAAAACTCGATTACGTCGAATTCGCGACCCAAGACATCAAATCAACCCAACAGTTTTTCGAGCGTGCTTTCGCTTGGTCTTTTAATGCTTTTGGCGATGACTATATTGCTTTTACCAAAGAAGGTCTTGATGGTGGATTTTTCTCCGCTGAATCAGTTTCTACGAGCGATCATGGTTCACCATTACTCGTCTTCTATAGTGAAAATTTAGAGGCGACCCAAACAAAAGTTGTTGACGCTGGTGGCAAAATCATCCGTGAAATTTTTGCATTTCCGGGTGGTCGTCGATTCCATTTTTCTGAACCCGGTGGCAACGAATTGGCCGTTTGGTCTGATGTCGATGCCGGGGATAAGAAAATCGATTAA
- a CDS encoding ABC transporter substrate-binding protein, translated as MEKKRLFFLKNDYFDISHKKVIKVISCLLIGLFFSLTLSNCTQPAAQPLRIGANLWPGYETLYLARELGYYGDKPIHLVDYPSGTEEVRAYRHNEIEGAGLSIDQAIVLATTQKNIKIVGIMDISHGGDAILGKPGMSNMQDLKGKKVGVESTALGAFFLARALEENNMQIQDIEIISLETTEHESAYNTGYVDAVVTFGKPMLNLLAQEAPILFDSSQIPGEIVDTLVINTGRIKTDRETVQALVNGRFKALEYFNQNPGEAAVLMAKRTGVTAEQMLNSFDGLQQPSLQENQELLDQTDPALVQGMEKLIQIMLDNNLISQSIEPANILDDSFVRNVVF; from the coding sequence ATGGAAAAAAAGCGATTATTTTTTTTGAAAAATGACTATTTTGACATATCCCATAAAAAAGTCATTAAAGTAATTTCTTGTCTGTTGATAGGGCTCTTTTTTTCATTGACGCTTAGTAATTGTACGCAGCCAGCTGCACAACCTTTGCGTATTGGAGCTAATCTATGGCCTGGCTATGAAACACTCTACCTCGCACGAGAACTTGGGTATTATGGAGACAAACCTATTCATTTAGTGGATTATCCTTCAGGCACTGAAGAAGTAAGAGCTTATCGTCACAACGAGATTGAAGGTGCTGGGCTTTCGATCGATCAAGCTATTGTGTTAGCAACAACCCAGAAAAATATAAAAATAGTGGGAATCATGGATATCTCCCACGGTGGTGATGCTATTTTAGGCAAGCCTGGCATGAGTAATATGCAAGACTTGAAAGGAAAGAAAGTCGGCGTTGAGTCCACAGCATTAGGTGCATTCTTTCTAGCGAGAGCTTTAGAGGAAAATAATATGCAGATACAGGATATCGAAATTATTTCTCTAGAAACCACCGAGCATGAAAGTGCATACAATACAGGATATGTTGATGCAGTTGTTACCTTTGGGAAACCGATGCTCAATTTATTGGCTCAAGAGGCACCTATTTTATTTGATAGTAGTCAAATTCCTGGGGAAATTGTAGATACACTCGTTATCAATACTGGCAGAATAAAAACAGATCGAGAAACAGTTCAAGCTTTAGTTAATGGACGATTTAAAGCTTTAGAATATTTCAATCAAAATCCCGGAGAAGCCGCCGTATTAATGGCAAAAAGAACTGGTGTGACAGCAGAACAAATGCTGAATTCCTTTGATGGTTTGCAACAACCTAGTCTTCAGGAGAATCAAGAGCTACTGGATCAAACAGATCCTGCTTTAGTTCAAGGAATGGAAAAGCTGATCCAGATAATGCTGGATAATAATCTGATTTCTCAGTCGATCGAACCAGCTAATATTTTAGATGATAGTTTTGTTCGAAACGTTGTTTTCTAA
- a CDS encoding response regulator, whose product MLSTKAGIISQLGNDPQLQLIAVLDHQNIIQEANDFSLQEKPLSQTEIVEYLEYVEATRKTISGDVFFVENRNRILAFYPFFLERLPSELKPSRVGILFLKYDLTDAKRVAFNNALRRTVFANSLLILFYIGLWSFFELALTRRISKLVNASNDLAKGNLNVRTGLMGSDELVQVSAAFDFMAQKIQEKTNNLETELIEKEKIYKKLEKRNQELSSLNEKLEQATKAKADFLANMSHEIRTPMNGVLGIAQLLETTDLSRKQRDLVMTIRDSGDTLLTIINDILDFSKIESGKLTLEFQPVVWDEVVQSAINLLSTQVQKKKLWLTYESSIHEFSAFEGDAVRLRQILLNLLGNAVKFTTSGGVAISTSAICLDGEKESEEKEYCITVKIQDSGIGIAGDRLAKLFQPFTQADESINRKYGGTGLGLVISKSLVELMGGTIWVNSKGNIAGSPPVGWHPEIETQMYPQEHGATFYFTFLATSVSDVNRQNATSMPLLKEHESFDFAQLKVLLAEDNRVNQKVMLLILGKLGVTVDIANNGVEVLDHLKKEAYDVILMDVQMPELDGISTTRLIREGSYYQPYIIALTANALESDRQASLEAGMNDFLTKPILIEQVIQAFANFLKKTCELAPEIE is encoded by the coding sequence GTGCTTAGTACTAAGGCTGGAATTATTAGTCAGCTGGGTAACGACCCACAATTACAGCTGATTGCTGTTCTTGATCATCAAAATATAATTCAAGAAGCTAATGATTTTTCTCTACAAGAAAAGCCACTGTCTCAAACCGAGATTGTCGAGTATCTTGAATATGTTGAGGCGACAAGAAAGACTATTTCAGGAGATGTTTTCTTTGTTGAAAATAGAAACAGAATACTCGCATTTTATCCATTTTTCTTGGAAAGGCTGCCTTCTGAGTTGAAACCCTCTCGTGTTGGGATTTTGTTTCTAAAATATGATTTAACTGATGCAAAGAGAGTTGCTTTTAATAATGCTTTAAGGCGAACTGTATTTGCTAATAGTTTACTGATTTTATTTTATATTGGACTATGGTCATTTTTTGAACTGGCACTGACGCGACGTATCTCAAAACTTGTTAATGCTAGTAATGATTTAGCAAAAGGTAATTTGAACGTCAGAACAGGCTTGATGGGCTCTGATGAATTAGTTCAAGTGTCTGCTGCATTTGATTTCATGGCGCAGAAGATACAAGAAAAGACAAACAATCTTGAGACAGAATTGATTGAGAAGGAAAAAATTTATAAAAAGTTGGAAAAACGTAATCAAGAGCTCTCTTCACTGAATGAAAAACTAGAACAGGCAACAAAGGCAAAGGCTGATTTTTTGGCTAATATGAGCCATGAGATTCGTACGCCTATGAATGGTGTTCTCGGAATTGCTCAACTTTTGGAGACGACTGATTTGTCGAGAAAACAAAGAGATTTAGTCATGACTATTCGTGATAGTGGGGATACTTTACTGACGATTATTAATGATATTCTCGACTTCTCGAAAATTGAGTCTGGTAAGTTGACTTTAGAGTTTCAGCCTGTTGTCTGGGATGAGGTGGTGCAATCTGCGATTAATCTTCTCTCCACACAGGTTCAAAAGAAAAAATTGTGGCTTACTTATGAATCTAGTATTCATGAGTTCAGCGCTTTTGAAGGGGATGCGGTGCGTTTGCGTCAAATTCTTTTAAATTTGCTTGGGAATGCTGTGAAATTTACGACGTCAGGAGGCGTTGCGATTTCGACATCTGCAATTTGTCTGGATGGAGAGAAAGAATCTGAAGAGAAAGAATATTGCATTACTGTCAAAATCCAAGATTCTGGCATTGGAATTGCAGGCGATCGCCTTGCAAAATTATTTCAACCTTTTACCCAGGCTGATGAATCAATTAACCGCAAATATGGTGGCACTGGTTTAGGGCTAGTGATTAGTAAAAGTCTTGTTGAGTTGATGGGCGGCACTATATGGGTCAATAGTAAAGGCAATATTGCTGGTTCTCCGCCTGTCGGTTGGCATCCAGAAATAGAAACGCAAATGTATCCCCAGGAGCATGGTGCAACCTTCTACTTCACTTTTCTTGCCACCTCTGTTAGTGACGTAAACCGTCAAAATGCGACATCGATGCCCCTGCTAAAAGAGCATGAAAGCTTTGACTTTGCGCAGTTAAAAGTATTGCTTGCAGAAGATAATCGAGTCAATCAAAAGGTGATGTTACTGATTCTAGGGAAACTAGGAGTGACAGTAGATATTGCGAATAATGGTGTGGAGGTTTTAGATCACTTAAAAAAAGAAGCCTATGATGTCATCCTAATGGACGTACAAATGCCTGAGCTGGATGGTATCAGTACCACTCGTCTAATTCGAGAAGGGTCATACTATCAGCCTTATATCATTGCTCTAACTGCGAATGCTCTAGAGTCCGACCGTCAAGCCTCCCTTGAAGCTGGGATGAATGATTTTTTGACAAAGCCAATCTTGATTGAACAGGTTATCCAGGCATTTGCCAATTTTCTGAAAAAAACCTGTGAACTTGCACCAGAGATTGAATAG
- a CDS encoding histidine phosphatase family protein translates to MATRVIIVRHGQSTYNALKMIQGRCDESVLTDKGIADATTVGKTLNGINFAAIYCSPLQRATQTAKTIHAQLGEGNPAPIPAEGLREIDLPNWEKMPKTEVAEKFPEEYRLWHESPAEFSMTLADGTEHFPVKSLYDQAKGFWEEILAKHKDETILIVAHNGINRCLIMSASGIAPTKYQSIQQSNCCINVINFKGGLGETVQYESLNQTAHLGVKIPSFRPGHEGLRILLVRHGETNWNKEGRFQGSKDIPLNDNGRAQAAKAQEFLKDVELHFAMSSSLSRPKETAEIILKAEAHAGIPLDTHDELIEIGHGLWEGKLEAEIEAGFPGMLEEWQSTPETVQMPEGENIQGVWDRANTAWDEIVAKYATKPNQVGIVVAHDAINKVVMCRLMGLQPKDIWAIKQGNCAVTVIDYLKGPESEAIVQAMNITSHLGFGVIDKTAAGAL, encoded by the coding sequence GTGGCAACTCGCGTCATTATCGTGCGTCACGGACAAAGTACTTACAACGCTCTCAAAATGATTCAAGGACGTTGTGACGAATCAGTACTCACCGACAAAGGTATCGCCGATGCCACAACCGTGGGCAAAACCCTCAATGGCATCAACTTTGCCGCCATCTATTGCAGTCCCCTCCAACGCGCTACGCAAACCGCTAAAACAATTCACGCTCAACTCGGTGAGGGTAATCCTGCTCCCATTCCTGCTGAAGGGTTACGGGAAATCGATTTACCCAATTGGGAAAAAATGCCCAAAACCGAGGTTGCCGAGAAATTCCCCGAAGAATATCGCCTTTGGCATGAAAGTCCTGCCGAATTTTCCATGACTCTCGCCGATGGCACAGAACATTTCCCAGTCAAAAGTCTCTATGACCAAGCCAAAGGTTTTTGGGAAGAAATTCTAGCCAAACACAAAGACGAAACCATTCTCATTGTTGCCCACAATGGCATTAACCGTTGCCTGATCATGAGTGCATCTGGCATTGCACCCACCAAATACCAAAGCATTCAACAATCCAACTGCTGTATTAACGTCATCAATTTTAAAGGTGGTCTGGGCGAAACAGTTCAGTACGAATCCCTCAACCAAACCGCTCACCTCGGCGTAAAAATTCCCTCTTTCCGTCCCGGTCATGAAGGTCTACGAATTTTGTTGGTGCGTCACGGCGAAACCAATTGGAATAAAGAAGGCCGGTTCCAAGGTTCTAAGGATATTCCTCTCAACGACAATGGTCGTGCCCAAGCTGCCAAAGCACAGGAATTTCTCAAGGATGTTGAGTTACATTTTGCGATGAGTAGCTCTTTAAGTCGCCCTAAGGAAACTGCCGAAATCATTCTCAAAGCTGAAGCCCATGCAGGTATTCCTCTCGATACTCATGATGAACTAATTGAAATTGGCCATGGTCTTTGGGAAGGCAAGCTAGAAGCGGAAATCGAAGCAGGTTTCCCCGGTATGCTCGAAGAATGGCAATCAACTCCCGAAACCGTTCAGATGCCAGAAGGGGAAAATATCCAAGGCGTTTGGGATCGTGCGAATACGGCTTGGGATGAAATCGTTGCTAAGTATGCGACTAAGCCAAATCAAGTCGGTATTGTCGTCGCTCACGATGCAATCAATAAAGTGGTGATGTGTCGGCTAATGGGTCTGCAACCCAAAGATATCTGGGCAATCAAACAAGGTAACTGTGCGGTCACTGTAATTGATTACCTCAAGGGTCCTGAAAGTGAGGCAATTGTCCAAGCAATGAATATTACTTCTCATCTCGGCTTCGGTGTTATTGACAAGACTGCTGCTGGCGCACTTTAA
- a CDS encoding thiol-disulfide oxidoreductase DCC family protein yields the protein MPTYPASANAIVDVKIDKPIIFFDGECNLCNGFVDFILNIDPTQKFYLAPLQGSTAKQYLPPLPNKQEDWAIAYFDGQKTYHASEACLEICKELGGIWSIFALTQPLPISFRDFVYSIIATNRYNWFGQTACRTMTFDGRSPFLP from the coding sequence ATGCCCACTTATCCTGCCTCAGCCAACGCTATTGTTGATGTCAAAATCGATAAGCCTATTATCTTTTTCGACGGGGAATGCAATCTCTGCAATGGTTTTGTGGATTTCATCCTAAACATTGATCCAACCCAAAAGTTTTATCTCGCACCGTTACAGGGTTCCACCGCTAAGCAATATTTACCGCCTCTCCCCAACAAACAAGAAGACTGGGCGATCGCCTATTTTGATGGCCAGAAAACCTATCATGCCTCCGAAGCTTGCCTCGAAATTTGCAAAGAACTAGGTGGCATCTGGTCAATTTTTGCTCTTACCCAACCTTTGCCCATCAGCTTTCGGGATTTTGTTTACAGCATCATCGCCACCAATCGCTATAACTGGTTTGGCCAAACCGCCTGTCGCACCATGACCTTTGATGGGCGATCGCCATTCCTTCCCTAG
- a CDS encoding tetratricopeptide repeat protein has translation MDTASLPVFYLSILVGLLGILAILLLREIIKTRRIESTYDKLRKKLQKEPGTAKEYYELGSLYLDKKLHVQAAQLLKKALKDEDELEAENKALIYNALGYAYFAQEQYDLAIRQYKAALKALPDYPTALNNLANIYEKKQLTAKALETYEKVLETEPENKTAKKRAESLRKRFATSS, from the coding sequence ATGGATACTGCTTCCTTACCGGTTTTTTATCTATCGATTCTTGTAGGACTATTAGGCATCCTTGCTATTTTATTATTGCGTGAAATCATTAAGACCCGCCGTATTGAAAGCACCTACGATAAGTTGCGCAAAAAACTGCAAAAAGAACCCGGTACAGCAAAAGAATATTATGAATTAGGCAGTCTTTACCTCGATAAAAAGCTTCATGTACAAGCAGCTCAACTTTTGAAAAAAGCGCTTAAAGATGAAGATGAATTAGAAGCAGAAAATAAAGCCTTAATTTACAATGCTCTCGGCTATGCTTACTTTGCTCAAGAACAATATGATCTCGCTATTCGTCAATATAAAGCAGCTCTAAAAGCTTTGCCAGACTACCCTACTGCACTCAATAACTTGGCGAATATTTACGAGAAAAAGCAACTGACAGCGAAGGCACTCGAAACTTATGAAAAAGTTTTAGAAACGGAACCTGAGAATAAAACAGCGAAGAAACGTGCTGAATCTCTCCGTAAGCGTTTTGCAACATCCTCGTAG
- a CDS encoding carbohydrate ABC transporter permease, with translation MEILYRIGSVLLAIALGCGGVIGLFYGANLAINALPKPWNRHLLPWVYISPALALLSGYLILPTLQTIYLSFYDGRSQNFVGLKNYIFAFTDKAMLVAFKNNLLWLVLVTGVSVSLGLVIAVLVDKVKYEAIAKSLIFLPMAISFVGASVIWKFIYAYKPAGDDQIGLLNAVVVSLGFEPVGWLVEKSVNNFALIAIMIWLYTGFCMVILSAAVKGIPEDVIEAAKIDGANSWQIFFRITIPMIRSTILVVSTTVVILVLKVFDIVFVMTGGNQGTEVIASRMIKEMFNFRNFGRGSAIAVILLILIIPVMVGNIRRFRTQERLR, from the coding sequence ATGGAAATTTTGTATCGAATTGGGTCAGTCTTGTTGGCGATCGCCCTGGGATGCGGAGGCGTAATTGGCTTATTCTATGGCGCAAATTTAGCGATTAACGCCTTGCCGAAACCGTGGAACCGCCATCTGTTGCCCTGGGTGTATATTTCTCCGGCCTTGGCTCTGTTATCTGGCTATTTGATTTTGCCCACGCTTCAAACCATTTACCTAAGTTTTTATGACGGGCGATCACAGAATTTCGTTGGTCTAAAAAACTATATTTTTGCCTTTACCGATAAGGCTATGTTGGTGGCCTTTAAAAATAATTTGCTGTGGCTGGTGCTGGTAACCGGAGTCAGCGTCAGTTTGGGCTTAGTCATTGCGGTGCTCGTCGATAAGGTGAAATACGAAGCGATCGCCAAATCCCTCATTTTTCTACCGATGGCAATTTCCTTTGTGGGAGCCAGTGTTATCTGGAAATTTATCTATGCCTATAAACCAGCGGGCGATGACCAAATCGGTTTGCTTAATGCCGTAGTGGTGAGTTTAGGGTTTGAGCCTGTCGGATGGCTGGTGGAAAAATCGGTCAATAATTTTGCCCTAATCGCAATCATGATTTGGCTCTATACCGGCTTTTGTATGGTGATTCTCTCGGCGGCGGTGAAAGGCATTCCCGAAGATGTAATCGAAGCCGCCAAGATTGACGGGGCAAATAGTTGGCAAATTTTCTTTCGCATTACCATTCCGATGATTCGCTCAACAATTTTGGTGGTGAGTACGACGGTGGTGATTTTGGTGCTAAAAGTTTTCGATATTGTCTTCGTGATGACAGGCGGTAACCAAGGTACAGAAGTGATTGCCAGTCGCATGATCAAAGAAATGTTCAACTTCCGCAATTTTGGACGAGGGTCGGCGATCGCCGTAATTTTGTTGATTTTGATTATCCCCGTGATGGTAGGCAATATTCGTCGATTTCGAACACAGGAGCGTTTACGGTAA
- the leuB gene encoding 3-isopropylmalate dehydrogenase produces the protein MTQQYSITLLPGDGIGPEIITVAVDVLNSIGKKFDLEFNFTKALMGGAAIDATGDPLPAETLEICKKSDAVLFAAIGGYKWDNLPREKRPETGLLGLRAGLGLFANLRPATILPQLIDASSLKRDVVEGVDIMVVRELTGGIYFGKPKGIAETETGEKRGFNTMVYDQSEVDRIAKVAFEIAQKRNSRLCSVDKANVLDVSQLWRDRVNLMAEEYSDVELSHLYVDNAAMQLIRAPKQFDTIVTGNLFGDILSDAAAMLTGSIGMLPSASLGAEAPGVYEPVHGSAPDIAGEDKANPLAMVLSAAMMLRYSLDQPEAASKIEAAVQTVLDQGFRTGDIMSEGMELLGCKAIGEKLLAALES, from the coding sequence ATGACCCAGCAATACAGTATTACCCTACTTCCCGGCGATGGCATTGGCCCCGAAATTATTACAGTGGCGGTGGATGTACTCAATAGTATCGGCAAAAAATTTGATCTAGAGTTTAACTTCACTAAGGCGCTAATGGGTGGCGCGGCGATTGATGCTACTGGCGATCCTCTACCCGCAGAAACCCTTGAGATTTGCAAGAAAAGTGATGCTGTTCTCTTTGCTGCGATCGGTGGCTATAAATGGGATAATTTGCCTCGCGAGAAACGCCCTGAAACAGGTTTATTAGGTTTGCGAGCTGGCCTCGGACTTTTCGCTAATCTTCGTCCCGCAACGATTTTGCCTCAGTTAATTGATGCGTCTTCCCTTAAGCGCGATGTGGTGGAAGGTGTAGATATTATGGTGGTTCGCGAACTGACTGGCGGCATTTATTTCGGGAAACCCAAAGGCATTGCTGAAACAGAAACAGGTGAAAAGCGCGGTTTTAATACGATGGTCTATGACCAGTCCGAAGTAGATCGCATTGCAAAAGTTGCTTTTGAAATTGCCCAGAAGCGTAACAGCCGACTCTGCTCTGTCGATAAAGCGAATGTGCTCGATGTGTCGCAGTTGTGGCGCGATCGCGTCAATCTCATGGCAGAAGAATATAGCGATGTGGAACTGTCTCACTTGTATGTCGATAACGCAGCAATGCAACTCATTCGTGCCCCAAAGCAGTTCGACACGATTGTGACTGGTAATTTGTTTGGTGATATTTTGTCTGACGCAGCAGCGATGTTAACGGGGAGTATCGGTATGCTTCCTTCCGCAAGTTTGGGTGCAGAAGCTCCTGGTGTTTATGAACCTGTGCATGGTTCTGCACCAGATATTGCTGGTGAAGATAAAGCCAATCCTTTGGCAATGGTACTCAGTGCAGCGATGATGTTGCGTTATTCCCTCGATCAACCTGAAGCTGCGAGTAAGATTGAAGCTGCAGTACAGACTGTTCTTGATCAAGGTTTCCGCACTGGTGACATTATGTCGGAAGGAATGGAGTTACTAGGTTGCAAAGCAATAGGCGAAAAGCTATTGGCTGCACTCGAATCGTAA
- a CDS encoding pyridoxamine 5'-phosphate oxidase family protein, with the protein MSESQIAMAANGWVNTVESENPEAIALASSLITEQIYCTLATSSTDGMPWSTPLFYVFDQELNLYWSSAIAAQHSQNLVENQGCAMITLFDAAKVKAVYFSGVATEFTDESELQAVLKLFDQRAKRPNPRLAKDYLDDSCRRMYKFTPDKVWVTGDRLTVEEQLVDTKTRLNLEELQAIFSC; encoded by the coding sequence ATGTCAGAATCGCAAATCGCTATGGCTGCCAATGGCTGGGTAAATACCGTTGAGTCGGAAAATCCTGAGGCGATCGCCCTTGCTTCTTCCCTAATTACCGAACAAATTTATTGCACTCTTGCGACTTCGTCTACTGATGGAATGCCTTGGTCAACGCCATTATTTTATGTATTCGATCAGGAGTTAAATCTGTACTGGTCTTCGGCGATCGCCGCCCAACATTCCCAAAATTTGGTTGAAAATCAAGGGTGCGCAATGATTACGCTGTTTGATGCTGCAAAAGTGAAAGCCGTTTATTTCTCAGGCGTTGCGACAGAATTCACCGATGAATCAGAATTACAAGCTGTTCTGAAATTATTTGACCAACGCGCCAAACGCCCTAATCCTCGTCTCGCAAAAGATTATTTAGACGACTCCTGCCGTCGTATGTATAAATTCACGCCTGATAAAGTCTGGGTAACGGGCGATCGCCTCACTGTTGAAGAACAATTGGTCGATACCAAAACTCGACTTAATCTCGAAGAACTTCAGGCAATATTTTCGTGTTAA
- a CDS encoding carbohydrate ABC transporter permease codes for MPAVKQKQAFWQKTPIHIAIVAIAFLWTLPSVGLLISSLRKRDDMLDTGWWTVFQHPFELTQYHLGNYVDVVNAQGMGQSFLNSLTISIPATIIPIAIACFAAYAFAWMKFPGRQALFILVVCLLVVPLQTTLIPVLRVYRDLGLSNSFLGIWLAHTGYGLPLGIYLLRNYIGALPRDLIEAAQVDGASHLKIFTKLIVPLSMPAIASFAVFQFLWVWNDLLIALVYLGGTPDVAPVTIQLTNLVGSRGQDWHLLTAGAFISMTVPLMVFFGLQRYFVRGILAGSVKS; via the coding sequence ATGCCAGCAGTTAAACAAAAACAAGCCTTTTGGCAGAAAACGCCTATCCATATCGCGATTGTGGCGATCGCCTTTTTATGGACATTGCCGAGTGTAGGCTTATTAATTAGCTCCCTCAGAAAACGGGACGATATGCTTGATACTGGCTGGTGGACTGTCTTCCAACATCCCTTTGAGCTGACGCAATATCATCTCGGCAATTACGTCGACGTGGTTAATGCCCAGGGTATGGGTCAGTCTTTTCTGAATAGCTTGACCATTTCTATTCCTGCCACAATTATTCCCATTGCGATCGCCTGTTTTGCGGCCTATGCCTTTGCTTGGATGAAATTTCCGGGACGACAAGCACTTTTTATTCTGGTGGTCTGTCTTTTGGTAGTCCCCCTACAAACGACATTAATTCCTGTGCTACGCGTATATCGAGATTTGGGATTATCCAATAGTTTTCTGGGGATTTGGCTAGCTCATACAGGTTATGGTTTACCTCTCGGCATTTATCTGTTGCGGAACTATATCGGTGCTTTACCGCGTGATTTAATCGAAGCGGCTCAAGTGGATGGCGCATCTCACCTCAAGATTTTCACGAAATTGATTGTGCCACTCTCAATGCCGGCGATCGCCTCCTTTGCCGTCTTTCAATTTCTCTGGGTCTGGAATGATTTGCTCATTGCCTTGGTTTATCTCGGAGGAACGCCCGATGTTGCACCCGTAACAATTCAGCTCACAAATCTCGTCGGTTCCCGTGGTCAAGATTGGCATCTGCTCACCGCTGGCGCTTTTATCTCCATGACAGTTCCATTGATGGTCTTTTTCGGGTTACAACGCTATTTTGTCCGTGGCATTCTCGCTGGCTCTGTGAAGTCATAA
- a CDS encoding NAD(P)/FAD-dependent oxidoreductase — MTKLIVIGGGAAGFFGAIAAARSNPKLQVILLEAGKDFLGKVRISGGGRCNVTHHCFDPVELTKAYPRGSRELRGAFSQFQPKDMIAWLKAEGIALKTEADGRMFPTTDDSATIANCLKQAAIQAGIQLRTFSAVKSIDKNEADQFIISLGAGDKLTGDRLLIATGSHPSGHGFAKTLGHKILEPKPSLFTFQIKDSRLANLSGVSVPHAIASIKINKKKKLEHSGPLLITHWGLSGPAVLKLSAWGARVLADHQYKMPLTVNFLPEENPETLRQKIQQFKAQNPKKKINTFSPIDIPKRLWQSFVSYAAIASEQNWADLSKKQLNIIIQEVTQGHYQIQGKGVFKDEFVTCGGVTLKEINFKTMESRVCPNLYFAGEVLDIDGITGGFNFQSAWTTSWIAGKAIATSTSL; from the coding sequence ATGACCAAATTAATTGTGATTGGTGGTGGGGCTGCTGGTTTTTTTGGGGCGATCGCCGCAGCTCGTAGCAACCCAAAATTGCAAGTCATTTTATTAGAAGCAGGAAAAGATTTTTTAGGGAAAGTCCGTATTTCTGGCGGGGGACGCTGTAATGTCACTCACCATTGTTTCGACCCGGTAGAACTCACAAAAGCCTACCCTCGGGGCAGTCGCGAATTGCGAGGGGCATTTAGTCAGTTTCAGCCGAAGGATATGATCGCTTGGCTCAAAGCCGAAGGGATTGCGCTCAAAACAGAAGCGGATGGGCGGATGTTCCCAACCACGGATGATTCGGCAACAATCGCCAATTGTCTCAAACAGGCTGCAATCCAGGCAGGGATACAGTTACGCACTTTCAGTGCCGTAAAATCCATTGATAAAAATGAGGCAGATCAATTCATCATTTCTTTGGGAGCTGGAGACAAACTCACAGGCGATCGCTTACTAATTGCGACGGGCAGTCATCCGTCTGGTCATGGATTTGCAAAAACTTTAGGTCATAAGATTCTTGAGCCAAAACCCTCATTATTTACGTTCCAAATTAAAGATTCTCGTTTAGCAAATTTGTCAGGGGTCAGTGTTCCCCATGCCATTGCCAGTATCAAAATCAATAAGAAAAAAAAGCTCGAACATAGTGGCCCTTTACTCATTACCCATTGGGGATTAAGTGGCCCAGCCGTCCTGAAATTATCAGCATGGGGGGCCAGAGTTCTTGCGGACCATCAATATAAAATGCCCCTTACCGTGAATTTTTTACCAGAAGAAAATCCAGAGACTTTACGTCAGAAAATCCAGCAATTCAAAGCTCAAAATCCAAAGAAGAAAATCAATACATTTTCACCGATTGATATCCCAAAAAGATTATGGCAAAGTTTTGTGAGCTACGCGGCGATCGCCTCTGAACAAAATTGGGCAGATTTATCAAAGAAACAATTAAATATCATCATTCAAGAAGTTACTCAAGGACATTATCAAATCCAAGGAAAAGGTGTTTTCAAAGATGAATTTGTCACTTGCGGTGGCGTAACACTTAAAGAAATTAATTTTAAAACGATGGAAAGTCGCGTTTGTCCCAATCTTTATTTTGCTGGAGAAGTGCTAGATATTGATGGAATTACTGGCGGTTTTAATTTTCAAAGTGCATGGACTACAAGCTGGATCGCAGGTAAGGCGATCGCCACATCAACGTCACTTTAG